From Deinococcus yavapaiensis KR-236, one genomic window encodes:
- the rsr gene encoding RNA-binding protein Rsr, whose protein sequence is MKNYLNAISPKRATQREKMRADQVRNNAGGYVFAVSDETRFLRFLILGTEGGTFYASERAQTKLETSFVTKYARENGLRAVQLIVDVANENRAPKADPSLLALAAVAKLGDLEARKAAWNALPILARTGTHLLHFLAFAKEFGGWGRLTREGIANVYLGVPIEKLALWAVKYKARDGWTHADALRLAHPKTDDGLRNAVFKFMVDGVLEGASDDALRVIEGHLLALQAASDADAAHLMRAYGLPIEAVPTHLRGREVYEAALETNGVTWTLRNLGNLSRVGLLKLGAWDVIERVTKRLTNESALRKGRVHPVDVLKALLVYKAGRGVKGGGEWTAVPRVVDALEEAFYLAFGAVQPANKRFLLGIDVSGSMSCGTVAGVPGLTPNVAAAAMSMVTYRTERSSVAMGFTSTFADLALRPNDSLDVVTKKLQQHNFGATDCALPMLWATRNKVEADVFVVYTDNETWAGKVQPIMALREYRQKMGIGARLIVVGMTATRFSIADPTDAGMLDLVGFDTSAPRIMTEFAAGKL, encoded by the coding sequence ATGAAGAACTACCTCAACGCGATCTCCCCGAAGCGCGCCACGCAGCGCGAGAAGATGCGCGCCGACCAAGTGCGCAACAATGCGGGCGGCTACGTGTTCGCGGTGTCCGACGAGACGCGCTTCCTGCGCTTCTTGATTCTCGGGACGGAGGGCGGCACCTTCTACGCCAGCGAGCGCGCGCAGACGAAGCTCGAGACGAGCTTCGTGACGAAGTACGCCCGCGAGAACGGTCTGCGGGCCGTGCAGCTCATCGTGGACGTGGCCAACGAGAACCGCGCGCCGAAGGCCGATCCGTCGCTCCTCGCCCTCGCGGCGGTCGCGAAGCTCGGTGACTTGGAGGCCCGCAAGGCCGCGTGGAACGCCCTGCCGATCTTGGCGCGCACGGGAACGCACCTGCTGCACTTCCTCGCGTTCGCCAAGGAGTTCGGCGGGTGGGGTCGCTTGACGCGTGAAGGCATCGCCAACGTGTACCTCGGCGTCCCGATCGAGAAGTTGGCCTTGTGGGCGGTGAAGTACAAGGCGCGTGACGGCTGGACGCACGCGGACGCTTTGCGACTCGCGCACCCGAAGACCGATGACGGCCTTCGCAACGCCGTGTTCAAGTTCATGGTGGACGGCGTGCTGGAAGGCGCGTCCGACGACGCGCTTCGCGTCATCGAGGGGCATCTGCTGGCCTTGCAGGCGGCGTCCGACGCGGACGCGGCGCACCTCATGCGCGCGTACGGCCTGCCGATCGAAGCGGTACCGACGCACCTGCGCGGCCGCGAGGTGTACGAGGCGGCTTTGGAGACGAACGGCGTCACGTGGACGTTGCGCAACCTCGGGAACCTCTCGCGCGTCGGCTTGCTGAAGCTCGGCGCGTGGGACGTGATCGAGCGTGTGACGAAGCGCCTCACGAACGAGAGCGCCCTTCGCAAGGGTCGTGTCCACCCCGTCGATGTGTTGAAGGCCCTGCTGGTGTACAAGGCGGGGCGGGGCGTGAAGGGCGGCGGCGAGTGGACGGCCGTGCCGCGCGTGGTAGACGCGCTCGAAGAAGCGTTCTATCTGGCGTTCGGGGCGGTTCAGCCCGCGAACAAGCGCTTCTTGCTCGGCATCGACGTGTCGGGCTCGATGAGCTGCGGAACGGTCGCCGGGGTGCCCGGTCTCACGCCGAACGTCGCGGCGGCGGCGATGAGCATGGTCACGTACCGCACCGAACGCTCCAGCGTCGCCATGGGCTTCACGAGCACGTTCGCCGACCTCGCGTTGCGTCCCAACGACTCTCTGGACGTCGTCACGAAGAAGCTGCAGCAGCACAACTTCGGCGCGACGGACTGCGCGCTTCCCATGCTGTGGGCGACGCGCAACAAGGTGGAGGCGGACGTGTTCGTGGTGTACACGGACAACGAGACGTGGGCGGGCAAGGTCCAGCCGATCATGGCCCTTCGCGAGTACCGCCAGAAGATGGGGATCGGCGCGCGCCTCATCGTGGTCGGGATGACGGCCACGCGCTTTTCCATCGCCGACCCGACGGACGCCGGGATGCTCGACCTCGTCGGTTTCGACACGTCCGCTCCGAGGATCATGACGGAGTTCGCCGCTGGGAAGTTGTGA
- a CDS encoding glycosyltransferase family 2 protein, giving the protein MMSLDVLVPTRDRSGALAATLTSLAMQTARPFRVVISDQGDESATSRAEVRTALRVLELHGCLTEVHHHLPRRGMAEQRAFLLSRSSAPRALFLDDDLILEPWVLDVMTNTLTREGCGFVGSAVIGLSYRGDVRPHQQAVELWSGRVTPEVVRVGTPAWERYKLHNAANLLHVQEALGATPLAPVAYKVAWVGGCVLYDREKLLAVGGFDFWRDLPEEHAGEDVLAQLRVMARFGGCGVMPSGAYHQELPTTLPNREVDAPRVLPW; this is encoded by the coding sequence ATGATGTCCCTCGACGTTCTCGTGCCGACCCGCGATCGTTCCGGCGCGCTCGCCGCGACCCTCACGAGCTTGGCGATGCAAACGGCGCGGCCGTTTCGCGTGGTGATCTCCGATCAAGGCGACGAGTCCGCCACGTCGCGCGCCGAAGTTCGCACGGCCCTGCGCGTCCTCGAGTTGCACGGCTGCCTCACCGAAGTGCACCACCACCTGCCGAGGCGAGGCATGGCCGAGCAACGCGCTTTCCTGCTTTCACGGTCGAGCGCGCCGCGCGCGCTGTTTCTCGACGACGACCTCATCCTAGAGCCGTGGGTGCTGGACGTCATGACGAACACGTTGACGCGCGAAGGGTGCGGCTTCGTCGGAAGCGCCGTCATCGGCTTGAGTTACCGCGGTGACGTGCGCCCGCATCAGCAGGCGGTCGAGCTGTGGAGCGGGCGAGTCACGCCGGAAGTCGTGCGAGTCGGCACGCCCGCGTGGGAGCGGTACAAACTGCACAACGCCGCGAACTTGCTGCACGTGCAAGAAGCGCTCGGCGCGACGCCCCTCGCGCCCGTGGCGTACAAAGTCGCGTGGGTCGGCGGCTGCGTCTTGTACGACCGCGAAAAGCTGCTGGCCGTGGGCGGCTTCGACTTTTGGCGCGACTTGCCCGAAGAACACGCGGGCGAGGACGTCCTCGCGCAGCTTCGCGTCATGGCGCGCTTCGGCGGCTGCGGCGTCATGCCTTCGGGCGCCTACCATCAAGAGCTTCCCACGACCCTGCCCAACCGCGAGGTGGACGCGCCGCGCGTCTTGCCATGGTGA
- a CDS encoding mercuric reductase, which produces MTRAANDGPPRLFDVVIIGAGQAGVPLAHDLASAGRRVLLVERKHLGGSCVNFGCTPTKAALASAQVAHDARHAAEFGVRVGEVHVNFADVMERARRVSRESRQGLEASFDPGGDPALLRGHARLAGRGEHGVLVHVGDEVVEAPAIVLNTGTRSLVPDVEGLRDGPFLHAGNWLELDERPEHVVMLGGGYIGVEMSQFYRRVGARVTLVDRGEHLLGREDEDVSDALRGALENEGVEFRLASHVERIAHDAGAVRVHVTSGDRRDVLDASHVFVATGRRPNTDDLGLETLGVRVNEQGVIEVDERLSTSEPGVWAAGDVRGGPMFTHTAWDDYRVLASQLTGDGSRTTRRLVPYGVFTDPQLGRVGLSEREARDAGRAVRVARYDLNRNGKANELGRPDGFIKLLVDANDDLLLGAAVLASQGAELVHVYVDLMNADAPRAVLANAVHVHPTLSEAVQSVAREFDRDPQRS; this is translated from the coding sequence ATGACTCGAGCCGCGAACGACGGGCCGCCCCGACTTTTCGACGTCGTCATCATCGGGGCGGGGCAAGCGGGCGTTCCGCTCGCGCACGACCTCGCGTCCGCCGGGCGGCGCGTGCTGCTCGTGGAGCGCAAGCACCTCGGCGGGTCGTGCGTGAACTTCGGTTGCACGCCCACGAAGGCCGCCCTCGCGTCGGCGCAAGTCGCGCACGACGCGCGCCACGCCGCCGAGTTCGGCGTGCGCGTCGGCGAAGTCCATGTGAACTTCGCCGACGTCATGGAGCGCGCGCGGCGCGTCTCGCGAGAATCGCGCCAAGGCTTGGAGGCGTCGTTCGACCCAGGCGGCGACCCCGCGTTGCTGAGAGGACACGCGCGACTCGCCGGACGCGGCGAGCATGGCGTTCTCGTCCACGTCGGCGACGAGGTCGTCGAGGCACCCGCGATCGTCCTCAACACGGGCACGCGCAGCCTCGTCCCCGACGTGGAAGGTCTGCGTGACGGGCCGTTTCTCCACGCGGGCAACTGGTTGGAGCTCGACGAGCGACCCGAGCATGTCGTGATGCTCGGCGGAGGTTACATCGGCGTGGAGATGAGCCAATTCTACCGCCGAGTGGGCGCGCGCGTGACCCTCGTGGACCGAGGCGAGCACTTGCTGGGACGCGAGGACGAGGACGTCTCGGACGCGCTGCGCGGCGCGCTGGAAAACGAAGGCGTCGAGTTCCGACTCGCGAGCCACGTCGAGCGGATCGCGCACGACGCGGGCGCCGTGCGCGTTCACGTGACGAGCGGAGACCGGCGAGACGTGCTCGACGCTTCGCACGTGTTCGTGGCGACGGGCCGCCGTCCCAACACGGACGACTTGGGCTTGGAGACGCTTGGCGTGCGAGTGAACGAACAAGGCGTGATCGAGGTGGACGAGCGACTCTCGACGAGCGAGCCGGGCGTGTGGGCCGCCGGGGACGTGCGCGGCGGTCCTATGTTCACGCACACCGCGTGGGATGACTACCGCGTGCTCGCGTCGCAGTTGACGGGCGACGGTTCGCGCACGACGCGTCGCCTCGTGCCGTACGGGGTGTTCACCGATCCGCAACTCGGGCGGGTGGGGCTCTCGGAGCGCGAGGCGCGCGACGCGGGCCGCGCGGTGCGCGTCGCGCGGTACGACTTGAACCGCAACGGCAAGGCGAACGAGTTGGGACGCCCGGACGGCTTCATCAAGCTGCTCGTGGACGCGAACGACGACCTTCTGCTCGGCGCGGCCGTCCTCGCGTCGCAAGGCGCGGAACTCGTGCACGTCTACGTCGACCTCATGAACGCCGACGCGCCTCGCGCGGTCCTCGCCAACGCCGTCCACGTCCACCCGACGCTGTCGGAAGCCGTGCAGAGCGTGGCGCGCGAGTTCGACCGGGATCCGCAGCGGTCGTGA
- a CDS encoding CDGSH iron-sulfur domain-containing protein, with amino-acid sequence MTPSTRHEFEVDLPVTPPGKAYEGNGVTVYYDARRCLHFAECVRGLPEVFDPSARPWIRAWLAEPSAVSEVVTRCPTGALHFTSQEGTELPESPTSITPLADGPLIVRGDFELRVPGTPLRETRAALCRCGQSGNKPFCDGTHAKVGWRSDGGDAHDEASNARGDV; translated from the coding sequence ATGACGCCTTCGACGCGCCACGAATTCGAAGTTGACTTGCCCGTCACGCCGCCCGGCAAAGCGTACGAAGGCAACGGCGTGACGGTGTACTACGACGCGCGACGTTGCCTTCACTTCGCGGAGTGCGTGCGCGGCCTGCCCGAAGTGTTCGATCCGAGCGCCCGCCCTTGGATTCGGGCGTGGCTCGCCGAGCCGAGCGCCGTCTCGGAGGTCGTGACGCGCTGCCCGACGGGCGCGCTGCACTTCACGTCGCAGGAAGGAACCGAGCTTCCCGAATCCCCGACGAGCATCACGCCTCTCGCCGACGGTCCTTTGATCGTGCGCGGCGACTTCGAGCTTCGAGTGCCGGGAACGCCCCTGCGAGAGACGCGGGCGGCCTTGTGCCGCTGCGGGCAGTCCGGAAACAAGCCGTTTTGCGACGGCACGCACGCGAAGGTCGGCTGGCGAAGCGACGGAGGAGACGCGCACGACGAAGCGTCGAATGCACGAGGTGACGTATGA
- a CDS encoding NADPH-dependent F420 reductase has protein sequence MKIGIIGSGHIGSTLARLLAARGHELALANSRGPDSLRELVATLGPNVRAASVREAASHGDVVIEAIPFGRLGDLPSDELAGKILVTAANYYPGRDGSIDLEGLAESQYTARLVPGARVVKAFNTIWFKHLAEQGDVSKPLEERRAIFVESDDEDAKRVVSSLIEEIGFAPVDGGTLADSARFQPDTPLYNQNVTAREARERLGDAR, from the coding sequence ATGAAGATCGGGATCATCGGTTCGGGACACATCGGCAGCACGCTCGCCCGACTGTTGGCCGCGCGCGGCCACGAGCTCGCGCTCGCCAACTCGCGCGGTCCGGACTCCTTGCGCGAACTCGTCGCGACCCTCGGACCGAACGTGCGCGCCGCCAGCGTGCGTGAAGCCGCCTCGCACGGAGACGTCGTGATCGAGGCGATTCCGTTCGGAAGGCTCGGTGACTTGCCGAGCGACGAACTCGCCGGAAAAATCCTCGTGACCGCCGCGAACTACTATCCGGGGCGCGACGGGTCGATCGACCTGGAGGGGCTCGCCGAAAGTCAGTACACGGCGCGTCTCGTTCCGGGCGCGCGGGTGGTGAAGGCGTTCAACACGATCTGGTTCAAGCACCTCGCCGAGCAAGGAGACGTGTCCAAGCCGCTGGAGGAACGCCGCGCGATCTTCGTGGAATCGGACGACGAGGACGCCAAGCGCGTCGTGTCGAGCTTGATCGAGGAGATCGGCTTCGCGCCCGTCGACGGCGGAACGCTCGCCGACAGCGCGCGCTTCCAGCCCGACACGCCGCTGTACAACCAGAACGTCACGGCGCGCGAAGCGCGCGAACGGCTGGGCGACGCGCGCTGA
- a CDS encoding GNAT family N-acetyltransferase → MPVTLPFRLRAFTPDDYDAFASLHATLFPEHPSTPDEWRDTDRQAERDERLKQGRLVAEHDGTLVGFAEYSQNPGMYHPRRFILAGGVLESVRGQGLGRKLYDALLSRLEPFDPLSVRARAREDAERALRFLAERGFVETQRAWEATIDPRTFDFSPYEGLEANLRERGITLHALTELMHRDDWRELIYDAFSDTRLDVPRSEPATPLSFEQFREYILEDSMFLPDAYFVALQGDRAVGTSDLYRSGAADGLFTGYTGVRREARGQGVALALKLRALRYARNRGAPWVRTDNASTNAPMLAVNEKLGFRREPAWLSFQKVLAET, encoded by the coding sequence ATGCCTGTCACGCTTCCCTTCCGACTTCGCGCCTTCACGCCAGATGACTACGACGCGTTCGCGTCTCTGCACGCCACCCTCTTTCCCGAGCATCCATCCACTCCGGACGAGTGGCGCGACACCGATCGGCAAGCCGAGAGGGACGAGCGCTTGAAGCAAGGGCGTCTCGTCGCCGAGCACGACGGCACGCTGGTCGGCTTCGCCGAGTACTCGCAAAACCCCGGCATGTACCATCCGCGCCGCTTCATCCTGGCGGGCGGCGTGCTGGAAAGCGTGCGCGGACAAGGCCTGGGCCGCAAGCTGTACGACGCGTTGCTGAGCCGTCTCGAGCCGTTCGATCCTCTCAGCGTCCGAGCGCGCGCCCGAGAAGACGCCGAGCGCGCCCTGCGCTTTCTCGCCGAGCGCGGCTTCGTGGAGACGCAGCGCGCCTGGGAAGCCACGATCGATCCACGCACCTTCGACTTTTCGCCGTACGAAGGATTGGAGGCGAACCTGCGCGAGCGAGGAATCACCCTCCACGCCCTGACCGAACTGATGCACCGCGACGATTGGCGCGAGTTGATCTACGACGCGTTCTCCGACACGCGCCTCGACGTGCCGAGAAGCGAGCCTGCCACGCCCTTGTCGTTCGAGCAGTTTCGCGAGTACATCCTCGAAGACTCGATGTTCCTTCCCGACGCGTACTTCGTCGCCCTGCAAGGCGACCGCGCGGTCGGCACGAGCGACTTGTACCGCAGCGGCGCCGCCGACGGACTGTTCACGGGGTACACGGGCGTGCGGCGAGAAGCGCGCGGCCAAGGCGTCGCGCTCGCCTTGAAGTTGCGGGCGCTGCGGTACGCGCGGAATCGCGGCGCGCCGTGGGTGCGGACCGACAACGCGTCCACGAACGCTCCGATGCTCGCCGTGAACGAGAAGCTCGGCTTTCGCCGCGAACCGGCGTGGCTCAGCTTTCAAAAAGTGCTCGCCGAGACGTGA
- a CDS encoding cupredoxin domain-containing protein: MTVRFGVFLFLLTGLSLVSGEDVTSIVVPFEHGSHASDAPRGEVRVEHADAATRVTTLSLAGLTPREEYVAHYHALPAGFVDEPCASNGPVTVTFAPFTAGEDGRATVEKRVPEATVQGNAGAYVDIHPARDASVTSLCAVLFRAAPHDHGGAVAATTVEVAIGDNFFRPSSLTVPIGTTVTWRYEGATAHDVVALDGSFQSAELRNGDTFRHTFDRAGTVTYYCSYHEGMTATITVVGRP; encoded by the coding sequence ATGACGGTACGGTTCGGCGTATTCCTGTTTCTTCTCACCGGCTTGTCCCTCGTGTCGGGAGAGGACGTTACGTCGATCGTCGTACCGTTCGAGCACGGGTCGCACGCGAGCGACGCGCCGCGCGGCGAAGTTCGTGTGGAACATGCCGACGCTGCCACGCGCGTCACTACCTTAAGTCTCGCCGGACTGACTCCTCGCGAGGAGTACGTCGCGCACTATCACGCGTTGCCTGCGGGCTTCGTCGATGAGCCGTGTGCTTCGAACGGTCCCGTCACCGTCACCTTCGCCCCCTTCACCGCCGGAGAGGACGGCCGCGCGACCGTCGAGAAGCGCGTTCCGGAAGCGACCGTTCAGGGAAACGCCGGCGCGTACGTCGACATTCACCCCGCGCGCGACGCCTCGGTGACATCGCTGTGCGCCGTCTTGTTCCGAGCCGCGCCGCACGATCACGGCGGCGCGGTCGCCGCGACGACCGTCGAGGTCGCGATCGGCGACAACTTCTTCCGCCCGTCCTCTCTGACCGTGCCGATCGGGACGACCGTCACCTGGCGATACGAAGGCGCGACGGCGCACGACGTCGTCGCGCTCGACGGCTCGTTTCAATCGGCGGAACTTCGAAACGGCGACACTTTTCGCCACACGTTCGACCGAGCGGGTACGGTGACGTACTACTGCTCGTACCACGAGGGCATGACCGCCACGATCACCGTGGTCGGCCGACCATAG
- a CDS encoding CHRD domain-containing protein: MNTRNLGLSVLLLSLLSGCMMMGQPRNLAFRHNPVTADPNAAGSARVTTMTDGMVQTTLVLTGLTPNKAYIAHYHAFGPASNTDPCASNGPVSVGFPSFTSDASGNGTTTLMTEAAKIAGDAGAYINVHYADAPAVVPICAPVKTTKG, from the coding sequence ATGAATACACGGAATCTTGGATTGAGCGTCTTGTTGCTGAGCTTGCTGAGCGGTTGCATGATGATGGGGCAACCGCGCAACCTCGCCTTTCGCCACAATCCCGTGACGGCCGATCCGAACGCGGCCGGCTCGGCACGCGTCACGACCATGACGGACGGCATGGTTCAGACGACCCTCGTCTTGACCGGCCTCACGCCGAACAAGGCTTACATCGCGCACTACCACGCGTTCGGCCCCGCGTCGAACACCGATCCTTGCGCGTCGAACGGTCCCGTTTCCGTCGGCTTCCCCTCGTTCACGTCCGACGCGAGCGGCAACGGCACCACGACCCTCATGACGGAGGCCGCGAAGATCGCCGGGGACGCCGGCGCGTACATCAACGTGCACTACGCCGACGCGCCTGCCGTCGTGCCGATCTGCGCGCCCGTCAAGACCACGAAAGGCTGA
- a CDS encoding helix-turn-helix transcriptional regulator, translating to MTNDAQPEDRPEQERATWTKVKRLLELMELLRLRERTVRELADWFGVEQRHIQRDLQDLQEIGAGLEYVHPHRYRLVGTPESLRPVQALAVHAATRLLYHHAATKNKQYLLALEKLALSLPNSVQDIARRSTQDFRPQLVDDRVFEAVASAWFDRRVVAFDYASPTGEVEHLELAVYFVEVSRDDLAPYAIGFERLKRGEMRAFKLSRMRFVTLLTDTYEIPQDFDPRAHLTDAWGVVGGQTDVVTVRLRFAAEAAYRVLEGGYPSLTVEHIGASDGSIVVSVVASVDETGLPRELLPWLLGWGPRVEILTPENVRRQWLEEMRETLRRYGGEAS from the coding sequence ATGACGAACGACGCCCAACCCGAAGACCGCCCCGAACAGGAGCGCGCCACTTGGACGAAGGTGAAGCGTCTGCTCGAACTCATGGAACTCCTGCGGCTGCGCGAGCGCACGGTTCGCGAGCTCGCCGACTGGTTCGGCGTCGAGCAACGCCACATCCAACGCGACCTCCAGGACTTGCAGGAGATCGGCGCGGGCCTCGAGTACGTTCATCCGCATCGCTATCGCCTCGTCGGCACGCCCGAGAGCTTGAGGCCCGTGCAAGCCCTCGCCGTGCACGCTGCCACGCGCCTGCTGTACCACCACGCCGCCACCAAGAACAAGCAGTACCTCCTCGCCCTCGAAAAGCTCGCCCTCAGCTTGCCCAACAGCGTGCAGGACATCGCGCGGCGCTCCACGCAAGACTTCCGCCCGCAACTCGTCGACGACAGGGTCTTCGAGGCCGTCGCGAGCGCGTGGTTCGACCGCCGCGTCGTCGCTTTCGACTACGCTTCCCCGACGGGCGAAGTAGAGCACCTCGAACTCGCCGTGTACTTCGTGGAAGTGTCGCGCGACGATCTGGCGCCGTACGCGATCGGCTTCGAGCGTCTGAAGCGCGGCGAGATGCGGGCGTTCAAGCTTTCTCGCATGCGCTTCGTCACGCTGCTGACGGACACGTACGAGATTCCCCAGGATTTCGATCCTCGCGCGCACCTCACCGACGCCTGGGGAGTCGTCGGAGGACAGACGGATGTCGTGACGGTGCGTCTTCGCTTCGCGGCCGAGGCAGCTTACCGCGTGCTCGAAGGCGGCTATCCCAGCCTCACCGTCGAGCACATCGGCGCGAGCGACGGATCGATCGTCGTCTCCGTGGTCGCGAGCGTCGACGAGACGGGCTTGCCACGCGAACTGCTGCCGTGGCTTCTCGGCTGGGGTCCGCGCGTGGAAATCTTGACGCCCGAAAACGTAAGGCGGCAGTGGCTGGAAGAGATGCGCGAGACGCTTCGGCGGTACGGCGGCGAAGCGAGTTGA
- a CDS encoding tetratricopeptide repeat protein, producing the protein MSKGARRSVEAKEAVASVEALVERGEFELAYRTVEVALREPLSVVEQQTLLDAVSRVPLEQRAGSAAGALITARLLGNTRQAADVLPFTALARQKLGWPASAPAAAFEAFALVREGRHDDAVRVADEVIAVVDGLPLGIAWRARAEALGWSGRDGWREAFRVARTHLTGRSLGTCWLAEGTLMHRAGDDAGAQAAWREALLLLERDPLYAAWLRHALGLSYLRFGLPEAEEHFLALERLSKREGAAHMRARALCGLGTARRVRGEWDRALSSYRAALRVAREEDDVQQARRSLGHTLRLLGKPGLALEELLRAARAIRVEAERGKSWVYVDVAAAHLALGNDEAARDALAHVEDGSEEDAQRGSIVRAELARRAGDEEEARRELRKIRTNMMWAREEVVQFPALFALMGGERPVPLTHLGGTRVEVRALGALEVQVNGRVIPMRATGRAGELLVVLLEKGGRATTEELTDALYRDDAPERRRAGQSLWALAKTLREALGWEGSVTFVGGAYHLDEAAQWWYDVREAVARGERTPAFLSGVYSAWAVERAQELALRDEALSVPR; encoded by the coding sequence ATGAGCAAAGGCGCGAGGCGGTCGGTCGAGGCGAAGGAAGCGGTGGCGTCGGTGGAAGCGCTCGTGGAGCGCGGCGAGTTCGAGCTCGCTTACCGCACGGTGGAGGTCGCGCTTCGAGAGCCTCTCAGCGTCGTCGAGCAGCAAACGCTGCTCGACGCGGTTTCGCGCGTGCCGCTCGAGCAGCGGGCGGGCAGCGCGGCGGGCGCCCTGATCACGGCGCGGTTGCTCGGCAATACGCGGCAAGCGGCGGACGTGCTGCCCTTCACGGCGCTCGCGCGCCAAAAGCTCGGTTGGCCCGCGAGCGCGCCCGCCGCCGCCTTCGAAGCCTTCGCGCTCGTGCGCGAAGGCCGTCACGACGACGCCGTGCGTGTCGCGGACGAGGTGATCGCCGTTGTCGACGGCCTTCCGCTCGGCATCGCTTGGCGCGCGCGCGCCGAAGCGCTCGGGTGGTCGGGACGCGACGGGTGGCGTGAAGCGTTTCGCGTGGCTAGGACCCACTTGACGGGGCGCTCGCTCGGAACGTGCTGGCTGGCCGAAGGAACGCTGATGCACCGCGCCGGAGACGACGCGGGCGCGCAAGCGGCGTGGCGCGAGGCGCTGCTGCTGCTCGAACGCGATCCGCTGTACGCGGCGTGGCTGCGGCACGCGCTCGGCTTGTCGTACCTGCGGTTCGGCTTGCCGGAAGCCGAGGAGCACTTCTTGGCGTTGGAGCGCCTCTCGAAGCGCGAGGGCGCGGCGCACATGCGGGCGCGGGCGCTGTGCGGCCTGGGCACCGCGCGGCGAGTTCGGGGCGAGTGGGACCGAGCCTTGTCGAGCTACCGCGCCGCTTTGCGCGTAGCGCGCGAGGAGGACGACGTGCAGCAAGCTCGACGTAGTCTCGGGCACACTCTCCGCCTGCTGGGCAAGCCCGGCTTGGCGTTGGAAGAATTGCTGCGGGCGGCTCGGGCCATTCGGGTGGAAGCCGAGCGGGGAAAGTCGTGGGTGTACGTGGACGTCGCGGCCGCGCACCTCGCCCTCGGAAACGACGAGGCGGCGCGGGACGCCTTGGCGCACGTCGAGGACGGCAGCGAGGAAGACGCCCAACGAGGGTCGATCGTACGAGCGGAGCTCGCGCGGCGCGCGGGCGACGAGGAGGAGGCGCGCCGCGAATTGCGCAAGATTCGAACCAACATGATGTGGGCACGCGAGGAAGTCGTGCAGTTTCCGGCGCTGTTCGCGTTGATGGGAGGCGAGCGGCCCGTGCCCTTGACGCACCTTGGTGGAACGCGCGTGGAGGTGCGGGCGCTCGGAGCGCTCGAAGTGCAAGTCAACGGCCGCGTCATACCGATGCGCGCGACGGGCCGGGCCGGGGAGTTGCTCGTGGTGCTGCTGGAGAAGGGAGGGCGCGCCACGACCGAAGAGCTCACGGACGCCTTGTACCGTGACGACGCACCCGAGCGGCGCCGCGCCGGTCAGTCGTTGTGGGCCCTGGCGAAGACGTTGCGCGAAGCGCTCGGCTGGGAAGGCAGCGTGACCTTCGTGGGCGGCGCGTATCACCTCGACGAAGCGGCGCAGTGGTGGTACGACGTGCGAGAAGCCGTCGCGCGCGGCGAGCGAACCCCGGCTTTTTTGTCGGGCGTGTACAGCGCCTGGGCCGTCGAGCGGGCGCAAGAGCTCGCGTTGAGAGACGAAGCCTTGAGCGTTCCTCGTTAG
- the trxA gene encoding thioredoxin produces the protein MSAILTCERCGAKNRVSNVPDARVPACARCGAALPWLHAGTDASFEADVRAPVPVLVDFWAPWCGPCRVIAPVLEDMAREYAGKLRIVKVNVDENPGASARFGVQGIPTLIVFRGGEPTDRIVGAVNKPTLVDRLGLNRSNG, from the coding sequence ATGAGCGCGATTTTGACGTGCGAACGATGCGGAGCGAAGAATCGTGTGAGCAACGTGCCCGACGCCCGAGTGCCCGCCTGCGCTCGCTGCGGCGCGGCCCTGCCGTGGCTGCACGCGGGCACCGACGCGTCCTTCGAGGCCGACGTGCGCGCGCCCGTACCCGTCTTGGTGGATTTCTGGGCGCCGTGGTGCGGACCGTGCCGAGTGATCGCTCCGGTGCTGGAGGACATGGCACGTGAGTACGCGGGCAAGCTGCGAATCGTGAAGGTCAACGTGGACGAAAACCCGGGCGCCTCCGCGCGCTTCGGCGTGCAAGGCATCCCGACGCTCATCGTCTTTCGAGGCGGCGAGCCCACCGACCGCATCGTCGGCGCAGTCAACAAGCCGACCCTGGTGGATCGGCTCGGCCTGAATCGCTCGAACGGGTGA